The following proteins are encoded in a genomic region of Oryctolagus cuniculus chromosome 6, mOryCun1.1, whole genome shotgun sequence:
- the LOC100342421 gene encoding olfactory receptor 2M2, with the protein MENGNETLMADFILLGLFPQMKYVSVLIHIIILIYLASFAGNLILPLLIWMDLKLHTPMYFLLSQLSVVDQALISTTVPKMAINFFSGRKNITRLACGTQLFFFFALGGAECILLTFMAYDSYVAVCNPLRYAVFMNHAVCLQMAVVSWIGGILAFTAHTSYTMSLPTCGSREIHHFYCEMPGIMKISCADTSTYELVVFVMGIAFLVIPFGLIMSSYTLVFLSVLRMKSPQGRNKALATCSSNLLVVSLYLGPCVFMSMTPGSSHTPEQEQAVSVFCTVLTPMLNPLIYSLRNKDVVGAFQRVVGKHLISEQKT; encoded by the coding sequence ATGGAGAACGGAAATGAGACGTTAATGGCAGATTTTATTCTCTTGGGACTCTTCCCCCAAATGAAATATGTCAGTGTCCTCATCCACATTATCATCTTGATTTACCTGGCTTCATTCGCTGGGAACCTCATCCTGCCCCTCCTGATATGGATGGACCTGAAGCTCCATACCCCAATGTACTTTCTCCTCAGCCAGCTTTCTGTTGTAGACCAGGCCCTCATTAGCACCACTGTTCCAAAGATGGCAATAAACTTTTTCTCTGGAAGGAAGAACATCACACGTCTTGCTTGTGGAACccagttatttttcttctttgctctTGGGGGTGCTGAGTGCATCTTGTTGACTTTCATGGCCTATGACAGTTACGTAGCTGTCTGTAACCCCCTGAGATATGCAGTATTTATGAACCATGCAGTCTGTTTACAAATGGCTGTGGTGTCCTGGATAGGGGGAATTCTAGCTTTCACAGCTCATACTTCTTACACCATGAGTCTGCCAACGTGTGGCTCCAGAGAGATCCACCATTTCTACTGTGAGATGCCAGGGATCATGAAGATCTCATGCGCAGACACTTCCACCTATGAACTGGTGGTCTTTGTGATGGGCATTGCATTTCTAGTTATCCCCTTTGGACTCATTATGTCTTCTTACACCCTCGTCTTCCTCAGTGTCCTTCGTATGAAATCCCCCCAAGGTAGGAACAAGGCCTTGGCTACATGCTCCTCCAATCTTCTAGTGGTGAGTCTTTACTTAGGACCGTGTGTTTTCATGTCTATGACACCGGGTTCATCCCACACCCCTGAGCAGGAGCAGGCTGTATCTGTATTCTGCACTGTCCTCACACCCATGCTAAACCCCcttatctacagcctgaggaacaaggATGTGGTAGGGGCTTTTCAGAGAGTTGTGGGGAAACATTTGATCTCTGAACAGAAGACATAA